The nucleotide window TTCGACTTTGAGCTTGTCaccaagaaatttaagaaagaaggACTCCGGGAAGGCCCGAATAGACTTTGAGCATTGGTCATCAAAAGGCCCTTCCATCATGAGACGAccatctatatacatgttgcgtagAGAAACGTAACACTTGCAGCTGTAAATGCGTAGGTCTTTTAGTTTTAGCTTATAGTCTTTCACATGTCATTTCAGTACACCCattataatcatttttttttttttttttccaattatgCTTGTTTTGTACTCCGTCGGTAATTACATGGTTCAAACTATAAACGAATACCGTATTAGATTGTTAAACCCGGTTTCCTCCTTCAGGCATAAGGCCAAAGTTTTTCTTTCCTTATATCCTTGATTtttgtattagctcgccgatcatatTATTATCGGGCGGGAGCTAAAGGAAAATTATAAAAGACCAACTTGGACCCAAACCATACCGATCAGATAGGGCCTACCATGAGTCAGACTCAGTCAGATGCCAACAACAACCCACCAGGAACCACGGAAATCCATTCAAAAGTGGCAATATAATAATAAGAAGTTAAAAGAACACATGCAGTAAAACATAAAATCAGACCAAATAAAAGAGCCgaataaaagtaaaacaaaattgtgcggactaaaaatattttttttagtatAAATAAGTAGAACCACATAACAAAACAATAAACATAACACATaacaaaaagtacaaaaacaaacataaaaatagaacaaaaaggcCTAAATCTAAAAGAAAGCAAGACCAAAGAAAAGcatacgcaaaaaaaaaaaaaaattaaagaaaaacataaaaatggaaaaacaaaaataggacaaaaaaaaGCCCAAccccaaacatgtcagaaaacaataccaaataaacaaaatcaaaaggaaacagtacaaaatacAGACAGACATAACATTAATTGATatacagacaaaataaaacaaacaaaaacgcataatatacaaaaaacaaaacgatCGTACCAAATTAGTATATAGTAGGctacaaaacattacaaaataaagaagaggataaccaaaccaaaacaagccaaaatataactagaaacgtaacaaaaacaagcaaaaagccatcccaaacaaagaaattattcaccaaacaaagaaaagcataAACAACAATACACAATGTACGCTAATTAAATGAaaaaactaaattgaaaatatataaccAAAAACCCACTCAGACAAAGCTCTAATAAATCCAaacgaagaaaaacaaataaacattaaacaacataacaaattatagcaagaaccaagaacaacaacaaagccaaacactaaaaaaacattacgaaatataaaagaagaatattacaaattacccaataaagaaaacatgcaaaagtccAAAAGACTATTTAAAAAACGGTACCGTAGGaaacgtaggcctattaaattttgATACACTATACTTTCCTTATTTCGGAAACGCAATACTGAGCTACTATTCTAATTGCCGCTATAGCTAAATTAGGTGAGGGGGAAGACTCAAGACTACAACAGGACGTGGTCACTATATTCTCATCCATTCAATGGGggcgatttaatgaatacatcattGATCAGTACGATCTGAATACACACACATCCTGTGCGCATCGATCGTATACATCCACAATGCCATTATGTTGCATTGCCGCAATAGCTAAttagggggcgagatggcacgtaggcgaaatggcgtgtaggcgaagtgcactgtgggcgaagtgtcctgtattcgtagacaaaggggcctgtcaaacctgttccgcttgtccaaatactcaagtatcaaaaggatggtccacaatagagactaaatcagtgattcacgcaacatgaataggggattaaaaaactgtgaagtagcaccatgtgcttctattgtccaatttgccatcaagatttcgaatgaaaacagttcagacccagtacacgataatgtcagaaattaataatttgttctgggtctgattattcggactaggggGGAGTCATAAATTCTTTTGATGACCAAGATGtatgcccggtgggttcagtcttcactgacaatgtgtacgcatgatggttccaattaggggtacttttcaagaaatgtcggcggaatttttgaggacaaaattgttcgcgattgtccaaattaggggtgttttggagcaaaattgtccttgaaatgaaaaatagggtgtatttctaagactttcgtccgcgttttactgctacagtttttgttattgtcctcatttccccgtgaaatagggggtaaaattcaaaagcgtcctttatttatttcggaaaaatgtcttcgattcctcgtgataagggggtgaaatgaaaatcgtcctcaaaatgataaaaataggggaggtatttggggcaaaTTGTACTTGATTTCGCAAAGtaggggggtaaaattgctgcaaatgtccttgattccccgtgaaataggggtcattttcaaatcctggaacggtcatacgtcctacatgtacctttaaatacaaattgAACCCACCGGGGATGTATGGCGATGGATAACAGCCTTCCTCAGTGACAGACAGCAGGTGGTGTCAGTCAATGGTAGTCTCTCgtcatgagaaaaaaaaaaagcagtgatttatagtgcctagacgttgatccacaagcctcggcacactttacagaacCAAGTTACATCTGGTGTCCCACAAGGTTCAGTTTTGGgaccgggatctacgcctatggtatgAATATAtgacccgttccgacaaaaccagaaacaagtggcatttttgacatttcacgatttgaataaatataaaaatgtaagcacgggatAATACGCTCTTCAAAATGAtagcaaaattatatacatagcatcaatacttttcaagatagtGATGGTTTCATCTAAGTTTATTCTTGTGGTACTTTCCAAGATATGAATAATTTTGCAATTGGTACCTTGATATTTGTATAAAATTGGTAGTAGACCTGagtaatgtgctaattagtttcctgcattacacaggattgaatagggactACCATAGTTCAACTCATGAACTGtcaatttaatattgattttaaaataaacctctttttttaataagtactttcaaggatttgaaagtccacacagtcccaaggtcaaataccatgaaattaagaattccaaaatttgatttgtttttatgggAATGGGAacgtcatctttaaaggcctataactcaaaaacatgccttgggacttgttccgggttttgttggagctgttCACATATATTGAGCAATATCCTTCCAAAATGAGGTGGTTCAGACGTAGCACATTTCCATTGTGTTTGACAACTAACAAACAAGCAAATCAAGCCAAATATTTAGCTGTtctgttttgttgtttttaaaaataataaacaaaagcaaaacaaattttCTCTTTTTCCGAATCCGTTGGAGAAGACGTTttaagtgaaaattaaaaaaaatgattttttcttTTTCAGAATCCGTTTTAGAAGACGTTTtaagtgaaattaaaaaaaataataaacaaaagcaaaacaaattttCTCTTTTTCAGAATCCATTTCAGAAGACGTTTTAAGTGCAATAATGTATCCACACCCAAGGGAGCAGAGAGATTCCCATACTCACCTGGTTCCAAATGGTATAGTGATATCTGGTACACCCAACAAACAAGCTATTTCACCACAGAAAGAAGATGAGAAGCACCAAGTATGTCAAATATTTGTACTTTGATTATTGACACACCttttgcacaaatttctagaCAAATTTCTGCATCTCTTATAGTAGTGGAATGTATGTTGTTAGTCACCTTATTGATGCACAATAATAAAGTCAGGgatgtagccagctttcttggttggAGGGGGCGAGGGAAAAATAACATTTTCGTCCCCAGTTTTGGTGGGGAGAGGGAGAGGTAACGACAAAAAATAAAATTCCTGGTTGTataattttgacccggtattatctgTTGGatataatttacataattttttacCAGGTATTCTTTTTAGAGATGTACAGAGTcttcaagcttccaaaaaagggtgttattgggacaatgtgcatgCGTAGCATGAAAAATCTGGTATTTTACACTTAtgttggcccatgatcagggtaaGGACTATCGatatatcgataataatcaataaatcaattatccaataatattgatatcaccGATATCACTTTCTGAAGAAATTTAATATATCCAAGTTGCCGATAATGAAAAAAAGTTGAGCAATTGTTCTGGGGTTCCAAGGAGAAAGGTTTTCCATCCCAACAACAAATGAAAAACCTGAGGGATGAACTAATAACAGATGGTTATCATGTATGGATGAATGTAgaagacatacatgtatattgagtGGCTAATATAATACAGATGTTTTTAAATCCTGACGTTGACAGTCCTTAGATCACTGTGAATTTTAATCATTATGCTTGAAGTGTGACAGAACTGTAAATGTTTGAAAGAActttattttctttttgtttgtagCAAAAGCCAAGTTCCAGAAAAGTGAAAAGATCAGTGTTTTTATGGACCAATAGCGAGGTAATGAGATGGCTGAGGAAGAAACACATACAGTATTACTCACTATATAATCATGTCTTCAAGGACCATGATATATCAGGTAAGCCTATATAGACAGTGTCTCAGCTAGGCACCCATCTGCTCGTCATTTTAGatagggagtttgctcctgggacgggcaaaatgaatgcctttgacagatgctacattataattgtaggtgttgaaaaaggctgttgacctttttagtagaccagatttgcaaaacaagccCATAGCAACagatttgaactctttgaacaccCAGTGGGCTGTAgaggtctggtaaatgttttgaaagtcaaattatgacaggcaattttattcaaatgatagGCAAATCTCAATTTCTTGCTAAGACCCTGCTATACATGTAATATGCACAcgtaagcttgtataccccactCCACACCTAACACACACAGCCCTATAGacttttttccctctttcccatcatgcgctattccagggggtatgagtgtcgtaaaatacatcatctcccggggagtacagagttatgttcattacattctggaatacggacagtTCGGCTGGTGCCTTAATCACAAAacaggaatccccgatcatcacgataatggtgcgcgatcactaatacctttcgggggcaaaaaacaacatttctatgccttatggacatggtgtcgtcgccaaaaaaagtttcctgctattgacaCCTAACTttctatacattttatagacctaatggtgaaaaactaatgacgggacacgtagtgatattttgtcggcgtccgtttcacttttttttcggagatgaaaataagacgtcAACAGAATCTCTTATACAGATGTTCTGCATcactccgtaactgcatcactcgtgtattcaataattgcataattagtaacatcgatggcctttacgataatccgcatatatggaatcagtgtgcccatattaagacaaaataattgcaaaggcctggcaaagaccatcggatgcacacgatctatgaggttgatgaactacatacgtcatacccccctggaatagtgcattgtgggatagagggaaaaaggtcaataccTATGTGTGCCTGCAATCACAGACCTTGTGTATTGCTATCAAAATGAGGATGTCTgaatcaacatttttaaatgttgaatttttaaattttaaacaccTTTAAAAAGGTACGGTGTATgatctgattgacagcctcatcccctccctcccccccccccactttatccccatcaaaatgcagattttgctaTCAGGGgaaagatcatattttttctCTCATTTTAAACATATTGTAAGTAGGCATTTAGAATAGGTATATTTCCAAAggaatcatcaaaaaactgtcaaattagtcttgACTGCGGTATAGCATGCTCAAGACAGATTCAacagtttttttatgatttttggcaggccatggGGGAAGGGGCACTTTGTGGCAggctgaaagggggggggggctattttAACATGCTATTTTACCCCCCTACCTGTCCTCATCCCAAGTCTGCATGGTACCAAACCTGACCGGGATATACCTCAAATTTGCACATTACTGGAGGATGTCAGGAATTGAGCATAGTGATGGTGGGTGGGGGCAGGGGGATATTTGCCTTTTTTGACTGATACTA belongs to Amphiura filiformis chromosome 18, Afil_fr2py, whole genome shotgun sequence and includes:
- the LOC140139795 gene encoding protein aveugle-like; this translates as MYPHPREQRDSHTHLVPNGIVISGTPNKQAISPQKEDEKHQQKPSSRKVKRSVFLWTNSEVMRWLRKKHIQYYSLYNHVFKDHDISGKSLVRLNHIKLEKMGITDLDHRSDLLEHILRLKLKHELHELKLLQKVEPEHQHQQ